The Tardibacter chloracetimidivorans region GCCTGATTTCCTTCCTGTGATGGTGACGATTATTGAAGCGCCGGGTCCGTCCGGCGCGCGAAGAACTGGATTTCAGCCATGAGCACGAAGCCGAGCGTGCGAACCTCGGCGAATTGAGCTGGCTGGATGGTAAGATCGCCCTCGTTGAGATCGTCGGCGATCCCGCCAAAGCTGTGATCGGCCGTCAACGCGGAGATCGTGCGCGAATAAAGCGCGGTCAGCGCCTTTCGCGCATCGGCCCCGCCATCGCCCTGAACATGGCCCTCGATCAGAATGTTCATGGCATAGAGCGTGACCTGCGGCCCCTCCTGGATCACACGTTGCCCCCGATCCTCGACCCCAAGCCAGGGAAAGGTGTCCGGGTCGCCCACGGGCGTATCTTCGACTGTGACGCCTTGGAGCGCCTGAAGACAGGCAACGACTGCACCGAATATCCGGTCGCGGATGGCTTCCGTCATGTGCGGGTGGACCTTTCCACGTCCAGATACCAGGCACCGGCCTCATCGAGCCGCTTCACCTGGGTGACCAGCCAGACGGTGCCCGCCGCGTCGCGGATAGCATCTTCCTTGGCTGGATCCCGCGAGAGGCTTGATGCGGGCAGTTCGAACGCGATGCGCCTCATCGAGCGGCCTTCCATCAGGTCGGCAGGCTCATCGTGGCGGATCGCGTCCGATATCGTGACGGACGATCCGACCTTGGGAATGAAGGTGATCTCAACACCCCAGTCGTCGCGGAGCGCGTCAAGATCGTCCGTCAGGTCGATCATCGGATCAGGCGCCCGCGCCTGCGCCCTGGCCGGTGCCTTCGCCAGCGCCGGCACCTTCGCCGGGGCCGGAACCCTCGCCAGCACCCTGCCCGGAGCCTTCGCCCGATCCGGCGGCGGCCTTCTTGCCTCCGCCCTTCTTGACGGGCGCGTCATTCGATGCGCGCCGCAGGCGCACCAGCATGTCCGCCGTCGCCTTGTCGGTGTTGATTTTGTCACCGACGTCATGGTGCTTGCCATCAACCAGGATGGCTTCCTTCGCGTAGATCATTGCATTTCCCCAGAATGACGAAGGGCGGCTCCCAGAGCCGCCCCACGTCGTTTCGACAATTCGACCAGCTGCTTATGCGGTCAGCGCATCCAGCATCGCCGAGAAGCTCTCCGGATGCCGGACATTGACGTCCAGCGACTGGAACGCCTCGACGCGAACCGAGCCGGTCGGCGACAGGATGTAGGGATTGACCATCAGGTCGAGCCCGCCCCAGAGGCCGATCAGCATATCGGCCCAATTGCCGTAGATGATGGCCGAGCAGACGCCGTCGGCGGTGCCCTTGGTGAGGGTCGCGGGCACCTGGTTGGAAACCGCCGCCCGGTAGCCGTTCACTTCATTGCCGCGCTCCCAGACCGGATCGCCATTGGTGCTGGAGAACTTCTGGGTTTTCTTCAGCTTGCCGCGCACCTTGGAGTTGGTGAGATAGCCAAGGCTGCCGAGATCGGCATTGGCGACCGACACGGCGGTTTCCAGATCCACCATGTGATCCCAGGTCGGCGCAGCGCCATTGGTGCCGCCCGCGACCGATCCGATTCCGGCGGTCTGCATGATGCCGCGCGGCTGATTGGACGTGCCCGAGCCGTTGACGCCGGCCAGGTCGATCGCAAGCGCGATCACCTTGGCGATATCGCTGCGAACGAAGCTCTCGATATCGATCGAGGACTGCATCAGCAGCTGACGGCCATAGTCGGTGAACGCACCCAGCGTCTTGGGCGACATGGCCACCTGGTCGAACGCCTGCTGGCTTTCGGTCAGCGCCACCGCTTCCCCCACCCAATAGGCGGTCGCCCCGCCGGTCTGGCGCGGGATCGCGATATTGCCGTTGAGATCGGTCAGCATGCGCACGCCAAGGCCGGTCAGCGCCAGCGCATTGCGGAGCATGTCGATGAACGATCCCGCCAGCAGGTCGGTTGCCACCGTATGGCCGCCCGCCGTCGCCGTGCCGACCGAAAGGTCGCGCTGCTGCGGGATAAGCGGGGCGCGCAGCACGTCGACCGGCACACGAAAGCCCCGTGCTTCCGTCTGGCCGGTGCGGACCTGGGCGGCCTGCGAGCACTCGATTTCGAACGCGGCGGCTTCGTTCGCCCGCCGGTCATTCGGATTGGCGAGCGCGTTCATCAGCCTCACAAAGCTGAACTGCCGCGTCTCGCGCTCGGTCAGACCGATCGCGGGATCCTCGGCGACGCGGATCTGGATCTGGTTGCCCGCGCGCTGTTCATAATCAGCGATGAACTGCTCCAGCGAGCGCCCATCGGCGATCGCATCGCGCGCGAGCTCGCCGCAATTGAGCCGTCCGCCCATCGCGGTGATGGTCTGGACGCGGGCGCGCTCTGCATCGGTTGCGGCGCGGGTCGCGGCGGCAACGTCAACGGTGGGGGCAGCCGGAACCGGCGCGGGTGCGACCGGGGCAGCTGCGGTGGTGCCGGCGGGTGCGGCAGACGGCGAAGCGCCGTCACGGCGTTGAAAATTCATGTCGTCTTCCTCCTCTGGGGAAACAAGCGTGCGTGGATCAAATGCGGGCGCTTCGCCGTCGCGGCCGACGCCCACGGTTGCGTCTGCCGGCACCGCGACAAGGCTGACTTCATACGGCTCCCAATCAGTGACGCGGTACGTCTCCTGGTTGTTTTCCGACGATTCCAGCTTGATGCCCGCGATGCGGTAGCCGACGCTCACCAGTTTGCGGATGCCATCCTTGACATCCTGATAGACCTCCTCGGCGCGGGGCGATCGGCCAAATCGCACCAGCGCACGGCCCTTTTTGCCGTCGAGCCAGGCCTTCTCCACCACGCCCACCTGGTCATCGGGATCGTGGTTCACCAGGAGCGCGGCGCCACCGTTCAGCCTGCCAAGGCGAACGGCTTTTCTGCCGTGATCCAGGATTTCGACACCCCACCACCGCTCATAGGGCTCCTCGGATGAGAAGCTGAGCTCGACGGTGCGGCTTTCTTCGTTGATCGATTCAGCGCGTACCTCGATCATCAGGTCGCGCCGAAGCATTTGTTCGGGCAGCTCGGCGTCACGCCGGGCGATCAGCGCAGCTGCGCTGGCCGTGGTCAGGATTCTCTGCATCATGGGCTTCCTCCCATCAAAAAAGCCGCCCCTCAGGCGGCTTCGTCGTCATCATCGTCATCGTCGGCAGCGGATGGCTGCTGACCGGGTTGCGGCGGCGGTTGCGCGACCGGGCCAAGTCGCTGCTCTTCGGCCTCGATCTCTGTCCACACCTGTTCAGGATCACCGCCGCGCTCCCGGATCACCTGCGCGCGGCTCTTGATCTTCAAGGCGACTGCCTCTTTCTCGGCCGCCATATCGGCCTTCGGATCAACCCAGTCCCAGCGCCGCCCCTGGAAGACCGGCGCGTTGAACTTGTCGAACTTGGTAAAGGGCAGCTGCCGCAGATCCGTATCGTAGAGCAGCGCCCGCGCCAGCCATGCCTCGACGATGGGCTCAAGCGCATCGCCGACTTCCCAACCCTGCAGCAGCTTCCAGTGCTCCCGATCGTCCAGCGTGCCGGATCGGATCGAAGAAAAGTTCACCTGGGTCAGATCGCCGGTCAGCGAATGATAGCTGGTGAGCAGTCCCGTCGCCATTTTGCGCGCGACCGCCTTGGTGAACGGATCGAACACGTCATTGGGATAGGCCGGGTCGAAAGCCTTCATGTCATAGCCGTCCGGCAGCACGCCGAACGTGCCCGGCTCGAAATCGGACAGGAATTCCGGCTGTTCGTCGCCCGAAGCTTCATCGGCCAGGTCAGCCGGGTTGGACGGCATGCCGTCCATTTCCTTTTTGAAGAAAAAGCCCATTTTCGAAGCGCCGGCGTTGGCGGCGACCAGTGCTGATTCCTCGAACTGATCCAGATGACGCGCCCCGCGCAGGCCCGCAAAGGCCCAGGGGACGCCGCGCCACTGGTTCAGCTCCTCCGGCACGAACAGGTGCAATATCTCCCGCGCCGGCACGCGAATGTGCTTTTGGGCGGCGGTCGGCCCGTCGATGTCGCTGCGCGGCCCGCCATCCTTGATATGATAGGCCACCGGCTTCATGTCCGGGTCGAATTCCACGCCCATGCGGATCACGCCGCCGCCGGGCAATTCGCGATGCAGATCCTCATCGAGCAGATGGCCAGGGATCAGCTTCAGCTGAAAGCGATGAATGCCTCGGGTCGGGCCTTCGACGAACTGGATCAGCATCTCCCCATCGCGCGCCGTCATGGTGGCGATCAGCTTCTGGATCTGCACCCAGCTCAATTTGCCGGTCACCTCGCACTGCCCGCGCTTGGCCCAGCGCTTGAACGCCTCCAGCACGCGCGCGCTGTCGACCTTGTCCACCGTGCCGTCAGGGCGCCGACAATCGAACTTCAGCGAAAATCCCGCATGGCCGACCATATTGGTCTGGAT contains the following coding sequences:
- a CDS encoding phage portal protein — translated: MALRDLLPWARRSAPAAEPVAAPVTRPRFRSSIPPQRRSFQAGITDRLTSSWTSSDMTVNQSLIGKLKPMRARSRDFARNSEYGRKFFSLIQTNMVGHAGFSLKFDCRRPDGTVDKVDSARVLEAFKRWAKRGQCEVTGKLSWVQIQKLIATMTARDGEMLIQFVEGPTRGIHRFQLKLIPGHLLDEDLHRELPGGGVIRMGVEFDPDMKPVAYHIKDGGPRSDIDGPTAAQKHIRVPAREILHLFVPEELNQWRGVPWAFAGLRGARHLDQFEESALVAANAGASKMGFFFKKEMDGMPSNPADLADEASGDEQPEFLSDFEPGTFGVLPDGYDMKAFDPAYPNDVFDPFTKAVARKMATGLLTSYHSLTGDLTQVNFSSIRSGTLDDREHWKLLQGWEVGDALEPIVEAWLARALLYDTDLRQLPFTKFDKFNAPVFQGRRWDWVDPKADMAAEKEAVALKIKSRAQVIRERGGDPEQVWTEIEAEEQRLGPVAQPPPQPGQQPSAADDDDDDDEAA
- a CDS encoding phage major capsid protein, which gives rise to MMQRILTTASAAALIARRDAELPEQMLRRDLMIEVRAESINEESRTVELSFSSEEPYERWWGVEILDHGRKAVRLGRLNGGAALLVNHDPDDQVGVVEKAWLDGKKGRALVRFGRSPRAEEVYQDVKDGIRKLVSVGYRIAGIKLESSENNQETYRVTDWEPYEVSLVAVPADATVGVGRDGEAPAFDPRTLVSPEEEDDMNFQRRDGASPSAAPAGTTAAAPVAPAPVPAAPTVDVAAATRAATDAERARVQTITAMGGRLNCGELARDAIADGRSLEQFIADYEQRAGNQIQIRVAEDPAIGLTERETRQFSFVRLMNALANPNDRRANEAAAFEIECSQAAQVRTGQTEARGFRVPVDVLRAPLIPQQRDLSVGTATAGGHTVATDLLAGSFIDMLRNALALTGLGVRMLTDLNGNIAIPRQTGGATAYWVGEAVALTESQQAFDQVAMSPKTLGAFTDYGRQLLMQSSIDIESFVRSDIAKVIALAIDLAGVNGSGTSNQPRGIMQTAGIGSVAGGTNGAAPTWDHMVDLETAVSVANADLGSLGYLTNSKVRGKLKKTQKFSSTNGDPVWERGNEVNGYRAAVSNQVPATLTKGTADGVCSAIIYGNWADMLIGLWGGLDLMVNPYILSPTGSVRVEAFQSLDVNVRHPESFSAMLDALTA